The bacterium genome includes a region encoding these proteins:
- a CDS encoding DoxX family protein — protein MALALLILRVVVGLTLAGHGAQKLFGWWGGPGMSGWTGAMTRMRIRPASAWAWMSALAELLGGLAVALGLLFPLGSFAIAGSMLVAIGLVHWAKGFWVSKGGYEFNLLILAVVAALALIGPGAYSIDHLLRIHLPEPLTLAVGTLATIAGVAIALGTRGEPAVESKPQAT, from the coding sequence ATGGCTTTAGCCCTTTTGATCCTCCGCGTTGTGGTCGGCCTGACGCTCGCCGGGCACGGCGCCCAGAAGCTCTTCGGCTGGTGGGGCGGTCCGGGCATGTCCGGTTGGACCGGCGCGATGACGCGAATGCGGATCCGTCCGGCATCCGCTTGGGCTTGGATGTCCGCGCTTGCGGAGCTGTTGGGCGGCCTGGCCGTTGCGCTCGGGCTGCTTTTTCCGCTGGGCAGTTTCGCCATCGCGGGCTCGATGCTGGTGGCGATCGGCCTCGTGCACTGGGCGAAGGGCTTCTGGGTCAGCAAGGGCGGTTACGAGTTCAACCTGCTGATCCTGGCCGTGGTGGCCGCGCTGGCGCTGATCGGGCCCGGAGCCTATTCGATCGATCACCTGCTGCGCATTCACCTCCCCGAGCCGCTGACACTGGCGGTGGGGACTCTGGCCACGATCGCGGGCGTCGCCATCGCCCTCGGCACACGCGGCGAGCCGGCCGTCGAATCGAAGCCGCAGGCGACCTGA
- a CDS encoding transaldolase codes for MTQTTQTCLWNDSADVEELRYAIANGAVGATCNPVIAVGILKKNITAWQPRIEALTRELRGATEDQIGWQLVEEMSVRAAELLEPAFAASGGRNGRLSIQTDPRLFRDADRILENAMAFSRIAPNMIVKIPATSAGILAIEEATFLGVSVNATVCFTLPQCIAVAEAVERGSQRRHGAGNDIDSMGPVCTIMVGRLDDWLKVLLEKRGISVDPGILEWAGVAVFKKTYGIFRERGYRVRLLSAAFRNHMHWSELIGADAVISPPFAWQKRLNASDIEVRPRIDEPVDPDVVSQLIGHFPDFRRAYSEDGLTTQEFDSFGPTIRTLRQFMGACSDLEALVRDVMLPEPA; via the coding sequence ATGACCCAGACAACGCAGACGTGCTTATGGAATGACTCGGCGGACGTCGAAGAGCTCCGCTATGCCATAGCCAACGGCGCCGTCGGAGCTACCTGTAACCCGGTTATCGCGGTCGGCATTCTGAAGAAGAACATCACCGCGTGGCAGCCTCGCATCGAAGCCCTGACGCGCGAACTGCGGGGCGCGACCGAGGACCAGATTGGTTGGCAGCTGGTTGAGGAGATGTCGGTCAGGGCTGCCGAGCTACTTGAGCCGGCGTTTGCTGCGAGTGGCGGACGGAACGGGCGCCTCTCGATACAGACCGACCCAAGACTCTTCCGGGATGCTGACCGCATCCTCGAGAACGCGATGGCCTTCAGCCGAATCGCACCGAACATGATCGTGAAGATTCCAGCTACCAGTGCCGGAATCCTGGCGATCGAAGAAGCCACCTTTCTCGGGGTCAGCGTGAATGCGACGGTATGTTTCACGCTGCCGCAATGCATCGCCGTTGCCGAAGCCGTAGAGCGAGGCTCGCAACGGCGGCATGGCGCAGGCAATGACATCGATTCGATGGGCCCGGTTTGCACGATCATGGTCGGGCGCCTCGACGACTGGTTGAAGGTCCTCCTCGAAAAGCGAGGGATTTCGGTCGACCCCGGCATTCTAGAGTGGGCGGGCGTGGCGGTTTTCAAAAAGACGTATGGAATCTTCCGTGAGCGTGGCTATAGAGTGCGACTGCTTTCCGCGGCGTTCCGCAATCACATGCACTGGAGTGAGCTGATCGGCGCCGATGCCGTGATCTCGCCGCCCTTCGCTTGGCAGAAGCGTCTAAACGCGAGCGACATCGAAGTTCGACCCCGGATCGACGAACCGGTCGACCCCGATGTCGTGAGTCAGCTGATTGGCCATTTCCCGGACTTCCGCCGCGCATATTCGGAAGATGGACTTACAACGCAGGAGTTTGATTCGTTCGGCCCCACCATACGCACGCTGCGCCAGTTCATGGGGGCCTGCAGTGACCTTGAAGCGCTCGTCCGCGACGTAATGCTTCCGGAGCCCGCATAG
- a CDS encoding aminopeptidase P family protein gives MIANLDRARDLMESCEVDALVATTPDNVLYLTGYEGWFERRNSEDMLDPLSRAIQFPSYAVLTKSDRPALIVVASFGATAAGLGAIDVQHFGRPVGSPDTKSAPSAIEVLVQVLKQRGLVDCRIGIELRAPASDRAADLGARLPLARLDDCSVLLRYIRAVKTADEIRLMRECAEASQQAAVTALALARPGRDMLDISTAYRVEVARYDAELDHFAWGVSDGGIAMQVSSALKETDLCYVDFGCRRRGYFSDAGLTLAMREPRADALAAIDNLVRSLDAGSAALQAGRPASACQVEMTRALHTGSASEHCSASGHGLGVQVRDLPFVAPRTTERLRDQCVDLPADLPLEAGMVINLEASVFVAGEYSANVERSYVVRQHGAELLVSAPPAVLMPGAQGRTP, from the coding sequence GTGATCGCGAATCTGGACCGCGCCCGTGATCTGATGGAGTCGTGCGAAGTCGATGCACTGGTCGCAACGACCCCGGACAATGTCCTATATCTGACTGGCTATGAGGGCTGGTTTGAACGCAGGAACTCAGAGGATATGTTAGACCCGCTCAGTCGAGCTATTCAGTTTCCAAGTTACGCGGTCCTGACAAAGAGCGATCGCCCTGCGCTAATAGTCGTTGCCTCGTTTGGAGCGACGGCGGCAGGTCTCGGTGCTATTGACGTTCAACATTTCGGGCGCCCCGTGGGATCTCCAGACACCAAAAGTGCGCCCAGTGCGATCGAGGTGCTTGTCCAAGTTCTGAAGCAGCGCGGCCTTGTTGATTGCCGCATCGGAATCGAGCTGCGAGCCCCGGCATCTGATCGCGCGGCGGACCTTGGGGCCCGACTACCCCTGGCTAGGTTGGACGACTGCTCCGTGCTTCTGCGATACATCCGTGCAGTCAAGACGGCAGATGAGATTCGCCTCATGCGTGAGTGTGCCGAAGCCAGTCAGCAGGCCGCCGTGACCGCGCTCGCCTTAGCTCGGCCAGGCCGGGACATGCTTGATATCAGCACAGCGTATCGCGTGGAGGTTGCCCGTTATGACGCCGAACTTGACCACTTTGCGTGGGGCGTGAGCGATGGCGGAATCGCGATGCAGGTCAGTTCGGCGCTTAAAGAAACAGATCTGTGCTACGTCGATTTTGGATGCCGCCGACGAGGGTATTTTTCTGATGCCGGGCTCACCCTGGCGATGCGAGAGCCACGTGCTGACGCGCTGGCAGCCATTGACAACCTCGTGAGGAGCCTCGATGCAGGTAGCGCGGCGCTCCAGGCTGGGAGGCCAGCTTCGGCCTGTCAGGTGGAAATGACCCGGGCATTACATACAGGATCGGCCAGCGAACACTGCTCAGCGAGCGGGCACGGCCTTGGAGTTCAGGTCCGGGACCTACCTTTCGTGGCGCCACGCACGACCGAGCGGCTTCGCGACCAATGCGTCGACCTGCCAGCCGACCTTCCCTTGGAGGCCGGCATGGTCATCAACCTGGAGGCTTCGGTATTCGTCGCGGGTGAATACTCGGCCAACGTCGAGCGGAGCTATGTGGTTCGACAGCATGGTGCGGAACTCTTAGTCTCGGCTCCTCCTGCCGTGTTGATGCCAGGCGCTCAAGGGCGCACCCCCTAA
- the iolD gene encoding 3D-(3,5/4)-trihydroxycyclohexane-1,2-dione acylhydrolase (decyclizing) translates to MTADGQTTRLTTAQAIVRYLGEQYSVRDGRRQRLVPAMLGIFGHGNVAGLGQALDEYQDKLPFIQGRNEQSLVHIASGFAKAKLRMATLAVTSSIGPGATNMVTGAALATINRLPVLLFPGDTYATRRQGPVLQQLEHPLAGDVSVNDCFRPIARYFDRITRPEQLLTALPEAMRVLTSPTEAGAVVIALPQDIQTEVYDYPTDFFAEQEWPIFRPPPHQDQIAAVARLLAAAHKPLIIAGGGVIYAEAAKELAELASTFGVPVVETFGGKGAVESDVWWGLGGLGLEGNPAANAVAAEADFVLHVGTRLTDFATASQSIFRNPDVRFASINVVDHDARKQGAQPIIADAKSGLATLVTAAKAAGVVPRQGWADRTQRAKLEWQHTRMEALKPTDERPMTQGQLIGVLNNWARPGDIVVAAAGGPPGDLLKVWDATDERRCHLEFGYSCMGYEIPASLGVRLAGPAGEVVAYIGDGTFLMQPTELATAVQEGFKVTVVISDNHGFQAIRRLQMWRTGRHFANEFRRRVGPLGTGALEGEYLTLDLAEIAHGLGATAWNANSPEELRDALERARETPGPSVIVVQTAPHENLPGSGVWWDVAPAEVSGQPWVAEKRHEYEADLRHQRWFG, encoded by the coding sequence TTGACCGCTGACGGTCAAACTACGCGATTGACCACCGCGCAAGCGATTGTCCGCTACCTCGGCGAGCAGTACAGCGTGCGGGATGGCCGTCGCCAGCGGTTGGTGCCGGCCATGCTCGGGATCTTTGGGCACGGCAACGTCGCCGGCCTCGGCCAGGCACTTGACGAATATCAAGACAAACTTCCTTTCATCCAGGGCCGGAACGAGCAATCGCTGGTGCATATCGCGTCCGGTTTTGCGAAGGCGAAGCTGCGGATGGCGACTCTCGCCGTGACCTCATCCATTGGCCCAGGTGCCACCAACATGGTGACCGGCGCCGCGCTGGCCACGATCAATCGCCTCCCTGTGCTCCTATTTCCGGGAGATACCTACGCGACGCGCCGGCAAGGTCCGGTGCTTCAGCAGTTGGAACATCCGCTGGCGGGCGACGTCAGTGTCAATGACTGCTTCCGGCCTATAGCCCGGTACTTCGACAGGATCACGCGGCCGGAGCAACTCTTGACCGCGCTGCCCGAAGCGATGCGCGTACTCACCAGTCCTACTGAGGCGGGAGCTGTCGTGATCGCGCTGCCGCAGGACATCCAGACCGAGGTGTACGACTACCCGACCGATTTCTTTGCCGAACAGGAGTGGCCAATCTTCCGACCGCCGCCCCACCAAGACCAGATCGCGGCCGTGGCGCGGCTGCTCGCCGCCGCTCACAAGCCGCTGATCATCGCTGGTGGCGGCGTCATCTACGCCGAAGCTGCGAAGGAGCTGGCCGAGCTGGCGAGCACGTTCGGCGTTCCGGTCGTCGAAACCTTCGGGGGCAAGGGTGCCGTTGAGAGCGACGTTTGGTGGGGACTCGGAGGATTGGGGCTCGAAGGCAATCCGGCCGCCAACGCCGTCGCGGCGGAAGCGGACTTCGTGCTGCACGTCGGCACGCGCTTAACCGATTTTGCGACAGCGTCTCAGTCGATCTTCCGCAATCCCGACGTTCGCTTCGCTTCGATAAACGTTGTCGACCACGATGCTCGAAAGCAGGGAGCGCAGCCGATCATCGCCGACGCCAAGTCTGGCTTGGCAACACTCGTGACGGCCGCGAAAGCCGCCGGCGTGGTCCCACGTCAAGGATGGGCCGACCGCACGCAAAGGGCAAAGCTCGAATGGCAGCACACTCGCATGGAGGCATTGAAGCCAACCGACGAAAGGCCGATGACCCAGGGTCAGCTCATCGGCGTACTGAACAATTGGGCGCGGCCCGGAGACATCGTAGTCGCGGCGGCAGGAGGGCCGCCCGGAGACCTGCTCAAGGTCTGGGACGCCACCGACGAGCGGCGCTGTCACCTCGAGTTCGGGTATTCCTGCATGGGCTACGAGATCCCGGCTTCGCTAGGCGTCCGGCTGGCCGGGCCTGCTGGAGAGGTCGTTGCGTATATCGGTGACGGAACGTTTCTCATGCAGCCAACCGAATTGGCCACGGCGGTCCAGGAAGGCTTCAAGGTCACCGTCGTCATATCCGACAACCACGGGTTCCAGGCAATCCGGCGGCTACAGATGTGGCGCACGGGCCGGCACTTCGCCAACGAGTTCCGGCGTCGGGTAGGACCCCTGGGCACTGGAGCCTTGGAGGGCGAGTACCTCACGCTTGACCTCGCAGAGATTGCCCATGGCCTTGGGGCCACCGCATGGAATGCGAATAGTCCGGAAGAGCTGCGGGACGCTCTCGAGCGGGCGCGAGAGACGCCTGGTCCATCGGTCATCGTTGTTCAGACTGCACCGCACGAGAATCTTCCGGGTTCGGGAGTCTGGTGGGACGTTGCGCCCGCCGAAGTCTCTGGCCAGCCTTGGGTGGCAGAGAAGCGACACGAATATGAGGCAGACCTGCGCCATCAGAGATGGTTCGGTTGA
- a CDS encoding VOC family protein translates to MTRVVAGLAEIVLWVRDMEAALHFYRDLFGLEVISPVELPNKFLKAADGGAGVPEMIVLIPHPDRSSEFPRAKVMRVLHHLAFRVETVAYDELRERFAAEGIDVRSGTHPVLQGVRTFYVDDPEGNEVEVIAPA, encoded by the coding sequence ATGACCCGGGTCGTGGCCGGCCTGGCCGAGATCGTGCTGTGGGTGCGCGACATGGAAGCCGCGCTCCACTTCTATCGAGACCTGTTCGGCCTCGAGGTGATCTCGCCGGTCGAGCTGCCGAACAAGTTCCTGAAGGCCGCCGACGGTGGTGCGGGCGTGCCGGAGATGATCGTGCTCATCCCGCATCCCGACAGGTCGTCCGAATTCCCGCGCGCAAAGGTCATGCGCGTCCTGCATCATCTGGCGTTTCGCGTCGAGACCGTCGCGTACGACGAGCTGCGTGAACGGTTCGCCGCCGAGGGAATTGACGTGAGGTCTGGGACCCACCCCGTGCTCCAAGGCGTTCGGACCTTCTACGTCGACGACCCCGAAGGCAACGAAGTCGAAGTGATCGCTCCGGCCTAG